The following nucleotide sequence is from Anaerohalosphaeraceae bacterium.
TGTATAATCAGCGCGGGCTTCGCTGGAACAACGGCCATGTGGATCAGGAATTGATTGCGGATTATTATTCGGAACTGGATGCCAAACAGTACCGGCCGAATACCATTGCTTCGGCCATCGAAATCTCTCGTCCGGTGAACCTGAAAAAGTGCATTCGGGCCCTGGATGTGTGCAATGGGGTCGTGCGGACGGTTTCGGATGAGGAGATTCTGGATGCCAAGGCCCAAATCGGCAAATACGGGCTGGGATGCGAGCCGGCATCCGCGGCGACGGTAGCGGGCCTGAAGCATCTGTTGGCCGACGGCACCATCGGACGGGATGAACGCGTGGTGTGCGTGCTGACGGGACATCTGCTCAAGGACCCGAATGCAACGGTGAATTATCACAGCCAGATGAAACGGCCGTTCAGCAATCCGCCGGTCCAGGTGCCAAACGATTTGGAGAAGATTATCGCGCTGATGAAGGCGTAGCGGTCTTCATTTGTCCGAGCGGCGGGACAAAAAAAGGGGAAAAAGTGAAAAAAAATGGACCGAAGCATTCCGTGTTAACATGAACCAGAGAAAGCAGTTAGAGTAAGCAGCGGTGTATTTGAGAAACTATTTTTCTTTTTTTTCATGATTTCTTTGGTCCAACAGGCCGATATTTCGTATAATGTGGTAATGACAGTTAAATGTAAAGGGCAGTATTCTTAACCATCTCTCTGGAATATTTCCCCTCCAATTGAATGTTAGAGAGATATTGCAGGGTTTCGTTGTAAACCCGGGAGTAAAAAAATGAGTACAGGTACAGTGAAATGGTTCAATGACAGCAAGGGTTACGGTTTCATCACCCCCTCGGACGGCGGCAAGGATTTGTTCGTCCATCATTCCGAGGTCAAAACCGGCGGCTACGCCTCTCTGCATGAGGGCCAGTCGGTGCAGTTTGAAGTCGGCCAGGGCAAGAAAGGCCCCTGTGCGATGAACGTAAAACCTTGTTAGTTTTCGTTTTCGACGACCTGCAAAAGCCCCGCGACCTGCGGGGCTTTTTTTATGCGCTCTTCTCGTTCCCTCCCGCTGCAGGAAAAGCCCCCCATTGCCTCAAAAGAGGTTCAACCCGCTCCATCGGCAGGCCGACAACGTTGGAAAAGGAACCGTCGATGCGTTCAACAAAAGCGTCGTTAATTTCCTGGATGCCGTAGGCGCCGGCCTTGCCCTGCCAGTCGCCGGAGGCTAGATAGGCCGCCAACTGCTCCTCTGTGATTGTTTTCGGATACACCCAGGTAATGCAGGATTCGCATATCTCCAAATTTCGTGACTTCCGGACCAGCGCGATTCCGGTGATGACCCGGTGCGGTTTGCGGAACAGCCGACGAAGAATTGCTTCGGCTTCAGCGACATCGGCAGGTTTGCCGATGAGGGTACCATCGGAATCAACCACCGTGTCGGCGGCCAGCACGAGACAATCAGGATACGAGGCAGCCACATCCTGCGCCTTGGCCAGCGCCAGACGAGCGGCCGCCTGCTCACACGTCAATCCGCAGATGTCCACTTTGGATTCATCCACCTGCGAGGGGATGACCTCAAAGCGGTATCCGGCCTGCTGGAGAAGAAGTTTCCGCCGCGGAGAGGCGGAGGCAAGAATGAAGCTGCCGTTCGGTTTCATGGGGAATACTGGAGTCGAATCGGATAGGTGATTTTTTCGCAAAAGGCCCGATATTCCTTTTCGATTTTCTTCAGGTCAGAATCGATATAGAGTGAGAACAGCCGCGGGGAAACCCGCTGATTCCAGGCAACCGTCAGCGGCAGATTGCGGTCGGAAGCAATGCGGGCCTCCAGCTCGTCGAGCGGCCAGTTCCCGCGAAGGCCGGCGGCCATCAGAGTATGATATTTGCGAAGGTAATAGCCGTAAAACTCCTCCCGCAAAAACCGCACGAGGGCGTAGGTCTGGGCGTAAAAGGCCGTGACCCGTTCATCCGGCCCGCCGTTGTCGCCGAGGACCTGACCGGGATTGAGAACCAGCAGCTCCTCGAGCGGAATCATCCGTCCGGTCAGCAGCGTTTCTTTGAGTGCCCCGAGACGGTGAAGGTTGCGCTGGGGTTCGAAGACAAATCGACCCTGCCGGTACTGACAGGTTTCAAAAAGCGTCGCCACCCCTTCATCGAGCCAACTGGGCAGCCGGTACGCAAAAAAGCGGCTGTTGAATTGATGCCAGCCCTCATGGCCGATAACAGAGAACGTCTGGGAGCGCCCGATGTGGTAAGCCACGCAGACATCGTTGACGGCATAGGCCCCCTTCCGAATGCGCAGGTAGATGTCCGCATTCGGGCCGGTGAAGTCCCGGGTAAACTGCTCCCACTGGGAACGCTGAGCGAACAAATAAATGACAAACCGGCGGTCGGTGCTGACGGGGTCCGGCAGCTGGGCCTGATATTCCGCATAAACACTTTCGACAAAGGAGGGAACCTGCCGAAGCATCAGCGGGTCATCAAGCGTGGTATAGATTTCGTAATGACGGGTGAGGATTTGAAGGCCCGGGCCGTACGGATTGTCCCAGATTTGCACCCGCTGAACGGCGGGCAAATCGCGGAGATAGTCCGCCAGTCCTTCCGGAGAAGACAAAGAATTCTGCACGGCCGGAACCGGGGAAGAGGTCGAACGGCAGCCCGTACCCAGCCAGAGGCCCGGTGTCAGCAGAAAGAAAAGAATCCATCCCCGGCAGGTCATCCCACTCAATCCTCAATTTGGGTCCAATCAGCCCCAAAAACCTCGGCGGTGAACAAATACACGCGAACAGAAGGGTCTTTCTGCCAGGCCCGCGGAGGAAGGCCCGCCTTGTGTGTGCAGCAGAAATCCAGGAACTCTTCTTTGGACCAGCCGGTCTCCGTCGCCACCTGCGGCAGGAAACAGCCGGACCGAAAACCATCCGTGATATAGATGCCGTGGACGCCCAGTTCGAGCTTCAGGGGGTCATCGGTCTGAACCATCGGCGACAAAACAGAAATCTCAATGTGCAGCTGCGTCAGCTCGGCGGGAGTAATCCGATCGCCCGCAAAACGAGGGTCGTGCCTGGCGGAGGAGACAGCCATC
It contains:
- a CDS encoding cold-shock protein, with protein sequence MSTGTVKWFNDSKGYGFITPSDGGKDLFVHHSEVKTGGYASLHEGQSVQFEVGQGKKGPCAMNVKPC
- a CDS encoding Maf family protein; the protein is MKPNGSFILASASPRRKLLLQQAGYRFEVIPSQVDESKVDICGLTCEQAAARLALAKAQDVAASYPDCLVLAADTVVDSDGTLIGKPADVAEAEAILRRLFRKPHRVITGIALVRKSRNLEICESCITWVYPKTITEEQLAAYLASGDWQGKAGAYGIQEINDAFVERIDGSFSNVVGLPMERVEPLLRQWGAFPAAGGNEKSA
- the amrA gene encoding AmmeMemoRadiSam system protein A — encoded protein: MNQTQRNLLLKVAKDAVRAAVKGLPRPPLPKVDDPELIEPRGCFVTLKNGEELRGCIGQFEADRPLIEMVSRMAVSSARHDPRFAGDRITPAELTQLHIEISVLSPMVQTDDPLKLELGVHGIYITDGFRSGCFLPQVATETGWSKEEFLDFCCTHKAGLPPRAWQKDPSVRVYLFTAEVFGADWTQIED